The following are from one region of the Camelus ferus isolate YT-003-E chromosome 13, BCGSAC_Cfer_1.0, whole genome shotgun sequence genome:
- the NKAIN1 gene encoding sodium/potassium-transporting ATPase subunit beta-1-interacting protein 1 isoform X1, protein MGKCSGRCTLVAFCCLQLVAALERQIFDFLGYQWAPILANFLHIMAVILGIFGTVQYRSRYLILYAAWLVLWVGWNAFIICFYLEVGQLSQDRDFIMTFNTSLHRSWWMENGPGCLVTPVLNSHLALEDHHVISVTGCLLDYPYIEALSSALQIFLALFGFVFACYVSKVFLEEEDSFDFIGGFDSYGYQAPQKTSHLQLQPLYTSG, encoded by the exons GTGGCTGCACTGGAGCGGCAGATCTTTGACTTCCTGGGCTACCAGTGGGCTCCTATCCTAGCCAACTTCCTGCACATCATGGCAGTTATCCTGGGCATCTTTGGCACCGTGCAGTACCGCTCCCGGTACCTCATTCTG TATGCAGCCTGGCTGGTGCTCTGGGTTGGCTGGAATGCATTTATCATCTGCTTCTACTTGGAGGTTGGACAGCTGTCCCAG gaccGGGACTTCATCATGACCTTCAACACGTCCCTGCACCGCTCCTGGTGGATGGAGAatgggccaggctgcctggtgaCACCTGTCCTGAACTCCCACCTGGCCCTGGAGGACCACCACGTCATCTCGGTCACCGGCTGCCTGCTTGACTATCCCTACATCGAAGCACTCAGCAGTGCCCTGCAGATCTTCCTAGCT CTGTTCGGCTTCGTGTTCGCCTGCTACGTGAGCAAAGtgttcctggaggaggaggacagct TTGATTTCATCGGCGGTTTTGACTCCTACGGATACCAGGCGCCCCAGAAGACGTCGCATTTACAACTGCAGCCTCTGTACAC GTCGGGGTAG
- the NKAIN1 gene encoding sodium/potassium-transporting ATPase subunit beta-1-interacting protein 1 isoform X2, whose product MQPGWCSGLAGMHLSSASTWRLDSCPRPLCPQDRDFIMTFNTSLHRSWWMENGPGCLVTPVLNSHLALEDHHVISVTGCLLDYPYIEALSSALQIFLALFGFVFACYVSKVFLEEEDSFDFIGGFDSYGYQAPQKTSHLQLQPLYTSG is encoded by the exons ATGCAGCCTGGCTGGTGCTCTGGGTTGGCTGGAATGCATTTATCATCTGCTTCTACTTGGAGGTTGGACAGCTGTCCCAG gcccctctgcccccaggaccGGGACTTCATCATGACCTTCAACACGTCCCTGCACCGCTCCTGGTGGATGGAGAatgggccaggctgcctggtgaCACCTGTCCTGAACTCCCACCTGGCCCTGGAGGACCACCACGTCATCTCGGTCACCGGCTGCCTGCTTGACTATCCCTACATCGAAGCACTCAGCAGTGCCCTGCAGATCTTCCTAGCT CTGTTCGGCTTCGTGTTCGCCTGCTACGTGAGCAAAGtgttcctggaggaggaggacagct TTGATTTCATCGGCGGTTTTGACTCCTACGGATACCAGGCGCCCCAGAAGACGTCGCATTTACAACTGCAGCCTCTGTACAC GTCGGGGTAG